The DNA window AGACATCCTCGCGATCGACGCCGACGCCCGGCGGCGCGCGCGCGAGTGCGTGGAGGAGCTGCGCGCGTGAACGCACTACTGGAACTTCCGAGCACGTTCGGCGTGTTCGTGCTCGTGCTCGGCGTGCTCGTGACGGTGCACGAGCTCGGGCATTTTCTCGCGGCGCGCGCGTGCGGCGTGCGCGTGCTGAAGTTCTCGATCGGCTTCGGCAACCCGATCGGCTTCGGCCGCTGGCGAGCGCGCTGGGAGCGCGGCGGCACCGAGTACGTCGTCGCGTGGATCCCGCTCGGCGGCTTCGTGAAGATGCTCGGCGAGAACCCGGGCGAGGAGGACTCGCCGCAAGCGCGCGCCGATCGCGCCCACGCACTGCCGAGCCAGCCGCTCTGGAAGAAGCTCACGATCACACTTGCGGGCCCACTCGTGAACTTGTTGTTGCCGATCTTTGTTTTCATTGGCGCGCTCTGGATCGGTCTCGATCGCCCCGCACCCGTCGTCGGCACGGTCGAGCGCTCGTCTCCCGCGGAGGCGGCTGGCGTGCTCCCGGGCGATCGAGTTCTCGCAGTCGACGGCGACTCGGTGAGCGATTGGAGCGCCGTCGAAAGCGCGATCCGCGACCGCGCGGGCGCGGGAATCGCGCTCACGATCGAGCGCGCGGGTGCGACGCAGGAGCTCGCGATTACGGCGCAGCAGCGCAGCGGCATCGACATGACCGGCATCGCGACCGAGGTGGGCTGGATCGGCGTGCATCACGAGCGGCAGCTCGCACTGCTCGCGATTCCGGATCCCGCGAGCCCCGCGGCGCAGGCGGGCCTCGAGTCGGGCGACCGCGTCGTCGCGCTGAACGGCACGAAGCTCGAGGCGTGGCACGAGCTCGCTGCGGCGTACGCGACCGCACGCGGCGAGGTGACGCTGCGCGTCGCGCGCGGCGAGAAGAACGAGGAGCGCGACGTGCGGGCGCCCGCGCTCGGCTCGCTCGAGGCGCTCGGCGTGACGACCGCGGTGATCGTGAACGAAGTCTCTGCGGGCAGCCCTGCCGCCAAGGCGGGGCTCGCGCCCGGCGACTTGTTGGTGGCGGTGAACGGTCATCCGATCGGAACGTTCCAAACCTTTGCCGAAGCGGTCCGCGCCAGCGAAGGCGCGGCGCTGGCGGTCGACTTCGTGCGGGGCGGCGAGACCAAGGCCGTGTCGATCGCGCCCGAGAAGATGCGCACGGAGATCGCTCCGGGTGTGTTCGAGAACGTGTATCGGGTCGGAATCGCGGGCGCGGCGGGGCTCGCGGCCGGCGCGTTCGACGTGCAGCGCATCCGCAATCCACTCGTCGCGATCCCGCGCGCGATCGAGATGACCGGCGCGATGACCGCGCAGTTCCTCAAGGGCCTCGGGCACATCTTCGCGGGCCGCGTCTCGCGCGACGCGATCGGCGGCCCGATCGAGATCGCGCGTCAGGCCAAGATCGCGTGGGACTTCGGCTGGGAGTCGTTCCTCCGCATGCTCGTCCTGATCAGCATCAACCTCGGCATCCTGAACCTGCTGCCGATTCCCGTGCTCGATGGCGGTCAGGCGATCATGTACACGCTCGAGGCCGCGCTGAAGGATCGCTTCACGCTGCGTGCGCGAGAGATCGCGCAAACCGTGGGCTTCGCGCTGCTTCTCACGCTGATGATGTTCGCGCTCTACAACGACTTCACGAAGCACGTGATCGGCTTCTTCCGCGATCTCTGAGCGAAGCAGTTGTCGGCGCCGCTGCTGCTCGCGATCGAGACCGCCACGCGCGTGTGCTCCGTTGCGCTGGCGCGCGGCGGCGACGTGATCGCGCTGCGCGAGAACGCCGACGCGCGCCTCCACAGCGAGCGCCTGCTGCCGCTGATCGACGCGCTGCTCGGCGGCGCCGGCGTGAAGCTCGGCGAGGTCGAAGCCTTCGCGATCTCGATCGGCCCCGGCTCGTTCACCGGGTTGCGCATCGGCCTCGCCACGCTGAAGGCGTTCGCGCTGGACGATGCGCGCCCGGCCGCGCCCGTCTCGACGCTCGCCGCGCTGTGCGCGAGCGCGGGCGAAGGCGAGGGCGCGGTCGCCGCGCTGCTCGACGCGCGCCGCGGTGCCTACTACGCGGCGTGCGTCTCGCGCGCGGGCCTCGCGCGCGCGGACGTGCTCGCCGACTGCGTGCTCACGCCGCCCGAGCTGGCCGCGAAGCTGCCGCAACGCGCGCGCGTGGTGGTGGGCGAGGGCGCGCGCGCGGGTGCCGACGCGCTCGCCGCGCTGCGCCCCGACCTCGCGCTGCTGGAGCTCCCGAACGCCGGGGCGAGCGCGGCCAGCATCGCGCGCCTCGCCGCGCAGCTGCTCGCCGAAGGCGCCGGGCGCGCGTCCTCGGAGCTCGCGCCGGCCTACCTGCGGCGCGCGGAGGCGGAGGCGCGCAGGACGGGGCGCGCGTTCGAGGAGTGAGACGATCCGGCCGGGCCGAAGTGTCTCAGGTGAGACACTTCGGCCCGGCCGGAATGTCTCGCTTCCGTCGACACCGCTCCGGCGTTTCCTTAGGCTGCGCTCTTTCCCAAGCAAAACCGCGCGTTTGCGGCACGAGGGCGAAACCGATGGCGCTGAACATCTACTACGACAAGGACGCCGACCTCGCGCGGCTCGAAGGCAAGACGGTCGCGATCGTCGGCTACGGCTCGCAGGGCCACGCGCACGCGCTGAACCTGCACCGCAGCGGCGCGAACGTGATCGTGGGCCTGCAGAAGGACTCGAAGTCGTGGCCCAAGGCGGAGGGCGCGGGCCTGCGCGTCGTCACCCCGAGTGAGGCCGCGCGCATCGCGGACATCGTGATGCTGACCGTGCCCGACGAGACGGCGGCCGATCTCTTCAAGAGCGAAATCGCGCCCGGCCTGCGCCCCGGCAAGTACCTCGCGGTGGCGCACGGCTTCAACATCCACTTCCAGGCGATCCAGCCCGATCCGGGCATCAACGTGTTCATGGTCGCGCCCAAGGGTCCCGGTCACACCGTGCGCTCGAACTACGAGCAGGGCCGCGGCGTGCCCTCGCTGATCGCGGTGCACCAGGATCCGAGCGGCGACACCAAGGCGATCGCGCTCGCGTACGCGAAGGGCATCGGCGCCGGCCGCGCGGGAATCATCGAGACGAACTTCCGCGAAGAGACGGAGACGGACCTGTTCGGCGAGCAGACCGTGCTGTGCGGCGGCCTCGTCGCGCTCATGACCGCCGGCTACGAGACGCTGATCGAGGCGGGCTACGCGCCCGAGATGGCGTACTTCGAGACGATCCACGAGGTGAAGCTGATCGTGGATCTGATCTACGAAGGCGGCGTCGCGAACATGCGCTACTCGGTCTCGAACACCGCCGAGTACGGCGACTTCACGCGCGGCCCGCGCATCGTCGATGCCGCGACCAAGGCGCGCATGAAGGAGATTCTCGGCGAGATCCAGCGCGGCGAGTTCGCGCGCGAGTTCATCCTCGAGAACAAGTCCGGCAAGGTCGCCTTCAATGCGATGCGTCGCCGCGCGGCGGAGCACCCGATGGAAGAAGTCGGCGCACGCCTGCGCAGCCTGATGCCGTGGCTGAAGGACAACCGCCTCGTCGATCGCAGCAAGAACTGAGGCAGGCGATGCAAGGGGCGCAGCCGCCGAAGTTCGAGGAGCGCCTCACCGGGCTGCTCGCGCCCGACGCCTACGTGTTCGCGATCCCGCTCGCGCTGGTGGGCGGCATCTGTTGGGGCGCCGGCTACACGATCGCGGCCGTGTCGTCCTGGGCGCTGACGGCGTTCGTCGTCTCGTTCTTCCGCAATCCCGAGCGCGAGATTCCTCCCGGTGACGGCGTCGTCGCCTCACCCGCCGATGGCCGCATCATCGACGTCGCCGAGATCGAGGTCGCGCCCGGCGAGAAGAAGCTGCGCATCGCGATCTTTCTGAGCGTGTTCAACGTGCACGTAAATCGCGCGCCGCTCGCGGGCCGCGTCGTCGCGATCGAACGCACCGGCACGAAGTTCCTCGCGGCGTTCAATCCCGACGCCGAGGGGCTGAACGTGCGCCTCGACGTCACGCTCGAGACAGCGAGCGGCGTGCGCGTCCGCTTCGCGCAGATCACGGGCCTGATCGCGCGCCGCATCATCTGCCACACGCGGGTGGGCGACTGGCTCGACAAGGGCGCGCGCTACGGGCTGATTCGGTTCGGCTCGCGCTGCGACGTGGTGCTGCCGCTCGGCTCGGTCCCGCGCGTCGCGAAGGGCGAGCGCGTGCGAGGCGGGAGCAGCGTGCTGGCCGAGCTGCCGCGATGACCGAGCAGGCGCCGCCGCCCGCGGAGCCCCGGCCGCGCTTCGGCTGGCGAACGCGGCGCCGGCGCCGGCGGCGCACGCGCGCGGAGCAGCGCCGCAGCTTCATCGCGATCACGCCGAGTCTGCTCACCGCGGGAAATCTCGCCGCGGGCTTCTGGTCGATCACGCTCTCGATGCATCAGGATCTCGAGCGCGCCGCGCTCGCGATCATGCTCGGCGGCGTGTTCGACTTGCTCGACGGCCGCGTGGCGCGCATGGCGAACGCGACGAGCCGCTTCGGCGCGCAGTTCGACTCGATCTCCGACACCGTCTCCTTCGGCGTCGCGCCCGCGATGCTCGCCTACAGCGCCGCCTCGCTCCCGCAGCTCGGCTGGGCGGGCTGGGTGATGGCGTGCATGTACACCGTGTGCGCGGGCCTGCGCCTCGCGCGCTTCAACGTCTCGCCGGGGCGCTTCCCCGGCCGCTTCGACGGACTCAGCTCGCCCGCGGCGGCGGGCATGATGCTTTCGTCGGTGCTGTTCGGCGGCTGGCTGCGCGAGCAGGGCTACCCGGTGAACATGCCGCCGATGCTCGCAGGCGCGGGCGTGATCGCGGTCGCGCTGCTGATGGTCAGCCAGATCCCGTATCACAGCTTCAAGAACGTGAAGTTCAAGCGCCCGTTCCGCGCGCTCGTGCTCGCCGTGATCGCGGCGTTCGTCATCCTGCTCGAGTACCGCCTGACACTCTTCTGTGTCGGCATCGTCTACTGCGCCTCGGGGCCGGTCGAGTGGCTGTGGCGCAAGCAGACGGGCCGCGAGCTCGCGATGACGACACCGTCTCCCGAACCGGCCGAGAGCGGCGCCGGAGGCAAGCCATGAGCGACGACAAGCGCATCAAGATCTTCGACACCACGCTGCGCGACGGCGAGCAGTCGCCGGGCTGCAGCATGAACCTGCCCGAGAAGCTCGCGATGGCGCGTCAGCTCGCGAAGCTGAACGTCGACATCATCGAGGCCGGCTTCGCGATCGCGAGCGAGGGCGACTTCGAGGCCGTGCGCGCCGTCGCGAACGAGATCGGCGGCGACGTGACGATCGCGAGCCTCGCGCGCACGGGAGACGCCGACATCGAGCGCGCCGCGCGCGCGCTCGAAGGCGCGAAGAAGCGGCGCATCCACACCTTCATCGCGACGAGCGACATCCATCTCCAGCACAAGCTGAAGATGGGCCGCGAGGACGTGATGGCCGAGGTGGATCGCGCGGTGCGCAAGGCCGCGCAGTACACCGACGACGTCGAGTTCAGCGCCGAAGACGCGACGCGCAGCGACTGGGACTACCTCGTGCAGGTGTTCAAGCTCGCGATCGCCGCGGGGGCCACGACGCTGAACGTGCCCGACACGGTCGGCTACACGACGCCGATCGAGTACCACGAGCTGATCCGCTATCTGCGCGCGCACATTCCGAACAGCGACCAGATCACGTTCTCGCTGCACTGCCACAACGACCTCGGCCTCGCCGTCGCGAACTCGCTCGCCGCGATCCAGGCCGGCGCGCGGCAGGTGGAGTGCACCGTCAACGGCATCGGCGAACGCGCCGGCAACACGGCGATGGAAGAAGTGGTGATGGCGCTGAAGACGCGCCGCGACTACTTCGACGGCCTCGACACGCGCATCAAGACCACGGAGATCTATCCGACGAGCCGCCTGCTCTCGTCGATCATCGGCGTGCCCGTGCAGCCCAACAAGGCGATCGTCGGCGACAACGCCTTCGCGCACGAGGCTGGCATCCACCAACACGGCGTGCTCCAGGCGGCGATCACCTACGAGATCATGACGCCGCAGTCGATCGGGCGGCCGAGCAACGAGCTCGTGCTCGGCAAGCACTCGGGCCGCCACGCGCTGCGCGAGCGGCTGAAGGAGCTCGGCTATGAGCTCGAGGGCGAGGAGCTGAACCGCGCGTTCAAGCGCTTCAAGGATCTCGCGGATCGCAAGAAGGCGATTTACAACGAGGATCTCGAAGCGATCGTCGCGGACTCGGTCGTTACGGAGGAAGGCCGCTTCGTGCTCGGCGACCTGCACGTGCAGAGCGGCACCTTCGCGACGCCGCAGGCCACGGTGCAGATCTTCGTGAGCGGCGAGGCGAAGAAGGCGACGGCGCAGGGCGACGGCCCGGTCGACGCCGTGTTCAAGGCGATCGTCGAGCTGACGGAGAGCAAGGGCGAGCTGCTGCAGTACCAGGTGAAGGCGATCACCGGCGGCATGGACGCGCAGGGCGAAGTGACCGTGTCGCTCGGCGAGGGCGGCCGGCGCGTGATCGGCCACGGCGCGCACACCGACATCATCGTCGCGAGCGCGCGCGCCTACGTGCAGGCCGTGAACAAGCTCGAGTGGCACACGAAGCGGCGCGAAGCGGACGCGCCGCGCGGGATCTAGGGAGAAGCAAGAGTGACCAGCACGCGAAGCGGGGCGAAGCGCGCAGCGAGCCGAAGGCGAGCGAAGTAAACATGGATCGAATTCTGGTACTGCCGGGCGACGGCATCGGACCCGAGGTGACGCGCGAGGCGGTGCGCGCGCTCGAGGTCGTGGCAAAGCGCTTCAAGCTCTCGCTCGCGTTCGAGGAGGCGCTGATCGGCGGCTGCTCGATCGACGCGCACGGCACGCCGCTGACGGACGAGGTGCTCGCGAAGGCGAAGCAGTCGCGCGCGGTGTTGTTGGGCGCGGTCGGCGGACCGAAGTGGGACGCGATGCCGGTGACGACGCGCCCCGAGCGCGGGCTGCTGCGCATCCGCAAGGAGCTCGGCCTCTACGCGAACCTGCGCCCCGCGACCGTCTTTCCCGCGCTCGCGGCGGCGTCGACACTGCGGCCCGAGATCGTCACGGGCATCGACATCCTGGTCGTGCGCGAGCTCACCGGCGGGCTCTACTTCGGCGAGCCGCGCGGCCGCGCGCTCGTCGCGGGGAAGCGCGAAGCGCGCAACACGCTCGTGTACGACGAGGTCGAGGTCGCGCGCATCACGCGCACCGCGTTCGACGCGGCGCGCCTGCGGCGCAAGCACGTGACCCACGTGCACAAGGCGAACGTGCTCGAGACGTCGCAGCTGTGGGTCGAGGTCGTGAACGAGGTGGCGAAGGAGTACGGCGACGTCGAGCTGGCGCATCAGCTCGTCGACTCGTGCGCGATGCTGCTCGTGAAGGAGCCGCGCCGCTTCGACGTGATGGTGATGGAAAACCTGTTCGGCGACATCCTCTCCGACGAGGCCGCCATGATCACCGGCTCGCTCGGCATGCTGCCGAGCGCGAGCCTCGGCGCGGGCGGCGTCGGTCTCTACGAGCCCGTCCACGGCAGTGCGCCCGACATCGCGGGCCAGGACGTGGCGAATCCGCTCGCCGCGATCCTCAGCGCCGCGATGCTGCTCGAGCACAGCCTCGGTCATGCGCAGTCGGCGCAGGCGATCCGCGACGCGGTCACCGCCGTGCTGAACGACGGGCACCGCACGGGCGACTTGCGCCTGCCCGGCGAGGACCGCCCGACGCTCGGCTGCCGCGCGATGGGCGACCGCGTCATCGCCAAGCTCTCGTGACGGCGAAGTTGTTACGGGTAGCCGTCGTCGGCGCGACGGGCACGCTCGGTCGCGAGGTCGTCGACCAGCTCGCGGAGCGCCGCTTCCCGATTCAGGAGCTCGTGCCGATCGCGTCCGACCACTCGCTCGGCGAGGCGGTCGAGTGGCTCGGGCACGAGCTCGCCGTCGTCACGGAGCACACGCTCGTGGGTCTCGATCTCGTGTTTCTGTGCACGCCTCCGGCCGCCGCGCCGGAGTGGCTGCGCGCGGCGCTGCTCGCGCGCGCCGCGTGCATCGACTGCTCGGGCGCCGGCGCCGCGCGCGAGGAGATTCCGCTGCTCGATCCCGAGCGCACGCCGAGCGCTGCGGCGCTTGCGTCGCCCGTGCTGGCGCTGCCGTCGCCCGCGGCGCTCGCGCTCGCACGGGTTGCTTCCGCGCTGAGCGGCTCGAGCGCCATCTCTCGCGCGATCGTGACGCTGTGCGAGTCCGCGTCGTCCGCGGGCCGCGCCGGCGTCGAGGCGCTGCAGGCCGAGACGATCGCGCTGTTCGCGCAGCAGGATCCGCCCGAGGAGAGCCCGTTCACCCACGGCGTCGCGTTCGACGCGCTGCCGGCCGCAGGCCCGATCGGCGTGGGCGATCTCACGGCGAGCGAGGCCGCCGCCGCGCGCGACTTCGCGCGCCTCGCGCCCGGTGTGCGCGCCGCCTTCACGGCGCTGCGTGTGCCCGCGTTCAGCGGGCTCGGCATGCAGGTTGCCCTCGAGCTCGAGCCACTGCTCTCGCCCGAAGCGATCGAAAAGCTGCTCGACGAGGCGAGCGGTACGCGCGCCTTCGGCTCAGCGGCGGGCCCTTCGCTGCGCGACGCCTCGGGCGAAACCGACGTGCTCGTGGGCCGCGTGCGCTCGGACCCGTCGCGAGTGAACGGCGCGCTGCTTTGGCTCGCACTCGACCCGGTGCGCGTCACGGCGCAGGCGGCGGTGCGGCTCGCTGAGCTGCGCGCGTCTGCGCGGCCGTGACGCAAGCGCCTCGCGCGGCGAGCCGCAGGCGATGAAGCCGACTCCGTAGCGTGGCGACGTTCAAGCTCACGCTCGAGTACGACGGCCGCGGCTTTGCCGGCTGGCAGAGCCAGCGCGAGCGCGAGCGCACCGTTCAGGGCGAGCTGCTGCGCGCGCTGGCCGAGATCGCGCCGCCGCCGATTCGGCTCATGGGCGCGGGGCGCACCGACGCCGGGGTGCACGCGGAGGGGCAGGTCGCCTCGGTGACTCTGGAGACGCGCCTCGACGGGGAGACGCTGCGGCGTGCGCTCAACGCGAAGCTGCCGGAGGACATCGCGGTGCTCGCGGCCGAGCCGCGTCCGGACGCCTTCGATGCGCGCCGGGACGCGATCGCGAAGCGCTACCGCTACCAGCTGTGGAACGCGGAGCTGCCGTCGCCGCTGCGCGCGGCTCGCTTCTGGCACGTGCGCGAGCCGCTCGACCTCGCGGCGCTGCGGGCGGGTGCAGCGCGCCTGGTCGGAACGCACGACTTCACGAGCTTCCGCGGCGCGGGCTCGGCAGTGCGGACGAGCACTCGCACCCTCACACGGGTCGACGTGTGGGCCGAGGGCGGGGGCGTGATGCTCGGCTTCGAGGGGGAGGGCTTCCTGCGGCACATGGTGCGCATCGCGGTCGGGACCCTGGTGGAGGTCGGCCTCGGCAGGCGGCCCGCGGCCTGGATGGCCGAAGTGCTGGCCGCGCGCGACCGGGCTGCCGCCGGGCGCACCGCGCCGGCCTGTGGGCTCACGCTCGAGTGGGTCCGCTACCCCGGCGACGAGGCCGAAACCTCCGCAGGATCGCCCGTTTGAGCGGGTGTCTTCGTTGACGCCCCCGCGGTCGGTCGGCTAAATCCCGCGCCTCGCGCGGACCGGCCTCGCGGCTCGTCCGCGCCCTCGTTTTGTGAGCGGCTGCGTTCGGCGAGCGCGGCTGCACATCGGGAGAGAGTTCATGAGTTCGAGCGCACACCGCGCCACGAAGAGCGCGCGCGAAGTGGACGTGAAGCGCCGCTGGCTCGTCGTCGATGCCGAAGGCCAGGTGCTCGGCCGGCTCGCGGCGCGCGTCGCGTCGATTCTGCGCGGCAAGCACAAGGCGATCTTCACGCCGCACGTGGACACCGGCGACTTCGTGATCGTGATCAACGCCGAAAAGGTGAAGCTCACGGGCAACAAGCTCACCGACAAGGTCTACCGCCATCACACGGGCTGGCGTGGCCACGTGAAAGAGACGAACGCGGGCAAGCTGCTCGCGGGTCCGCACGCGGACCGCGTGGTCTCGGAGGCCGTGCGCGGCATGCTTCCGAAGAACCACCTCGGCCGGAAGATGCTCGACAAGCTCAAGGTCTACGCAGGCCCGAAGCATCCGCACGATGCGCAGCGGCCGGAGGTGCTCTCGCTTGGCTGACCCGCGACTCCCCGAACTCCGCACGACGGCCCGCACCACGGGGCGCCGCAAGACCTCGATCGCGCTCGTGCGCCTCGCGCTCGGCACCGGCCAGTACGTGATCAACGGCCGCTCGCTCGAGGAGTACTTCCCGCGCGAGACGCTGCGCACGCTGATCAACCAGCCGTTCGAGGCGGTCGGCGCCGCGGGCCGCTACGACGTGCACGCGAACCTCGTGGGCGGCGGCATCGCCGGGCAGGCCGGTGCGCTGCGTCACGGCATCGCCCGCGCGCTCGAGCGCCTCGACCCCGGTCAACGCCCGCCGCTCAAGCGCGCCGGCCTCCTCACGCGCGACTCGCGCGAGGTGGAGCGCAAGAAGTACGGCCAGCGCGGCGCCCGCGCCCGCTTCCAGTTCTCGAAGCGCTAACCGCGCAGAACGCGCTCACGGCCCGCCGGCTGCGTTGCGGCCGACTCGGCGTATGGCTGCGATACGCCGTCGTCGGCCGACGCCTTGCCGGCGGGCCGTGAGCGCGTTCTGCAACCTCGCCGGTCCGCGTTGACTCGCTCCGTCTCGCGTTGTAAATCGCGCGAGCTTCAGGGGTGGGGCATCGAGCGAACCGCTCACATCGCGCAGCGCTCTGGCGCGCGCGCGAACGTGACGGGGGTCCTGGCGTGACGCAGTACTACGCCAGCGATCCCACGCAGATCCGCCTCTCGGTGTCGGCCGTGGTTTGGCGCGATGCGCGCGGCGGCGAGCTGCTGCTGATGCAGCGCTCCGACAATGCGCATTGGGGGCTGCCCGGCGGCTACGTCGAGATCGGCGAGAGCGTGGCCGCGGCGTGCGCGCGCGAGGTGCTCGAAGAGACGGGCGTACGCGTCGAGGTCGAGCGGCTGATCGGCGTCTACTCGGATCCATCGCGCCAGGTCATCGACTACGGCGACGGCCGCCGCGTGCAGGCGATCAACCTCTGCTTCGAAGCGCGTGCGACCGGCAGCGGCGCAGCAACCACGCCGCACGAAACGCTCGCGACGGCGTACTTCGCCGCGAACGCGCTGCCGAAGCCGTTCGTGCCGATCCACGAGATTCGAATTCGCGACGCGCTGACCGGCGCTCCGTCGGCCGCAGTGCGATGATAGACCAAACGGGGGAGAGACGATGAACGCGCGCCCGAAGAAGTTCATCTTCGTGACCGGCGGTGTGCTGAGCGGACTCGGCAAAGGCCTCTCGGCCGCCGCGATCGGCGCCCTGCTCGAGGCGCGCGGCCTGCGCGTCGCCTTCCTCAAGCTCGATCCGTACCTGAACGTCGACCCGGGCACGATGAACCCGGTGCAGCACGGCGAGGTGTACGTCACCGAAGATGGCGCCGAGACCGATCTCGACCTCGGCCACTACGAGCGCTTCACCAAGACGGTGACGAGCCAAGCCAACAACGTCACCGCGG is part of the Deltaproteobacteria bacterium genome and encodes:
- the rseP gene encoding RIP metalloprotease RseP, whose translation is MNALLELPSTFGVFVLVLGVLVTVHELGHFLAARACGVRVLKFSIGFGNPIGFGRWRARWERGGTEYVVAWIPLGGFVKMLGENPGEEDSPQARADRAHALPSQPLWKKLTITLAGPLVNLLLPIFVFIGALWIGLDRPAPVVGTVERSSPAEAAGVLPGDRVLAVDGDSVSDWSAVESAIRDRAGAGIALTIERAGATQELAITAQQRSGIDMTGIATEVGWIGVHHERQLALLAIPDPASPAAQAGLESGDRVVALNGTKLEAWHELAAAYATARGEVTLRVARGEKNEERDVRAPALGSLEALGVTTAVIVNEVSAGSPAAKAGLAPGDLLVAVNGHPIGTFQTFAEAVRASEGAALAVDFVRGGETKAVSIAPEKMRTEIAPGVFENVYRVGIAGAAGLAAGAFDVQRIRNPLVAIPRAIEMTGAMTAQFLKGLGHIFAGRVSRDAIGGPIEIARQAKIAWDFGWESFLRMLVLISINLGILNLLPIPVLDGGQAIMYTLEAALKDRFTLRAREIAQTVGFALLLTLMMFALYNDFTKHVIGFFRDL
- the tsaB gene encoding tRNA (adenosine(37)-N6)-threonylcarbamoyltransferase complex dimerization subunit type 1 TsaB encodes the protein MSAPLLLAIETATRVCSVALARGGDVIALRENADARLHSERLLPLIDALLGGAGVKLGEVEAFAISIGPGSFTGLRIGLATLKAFALDDARPAAPVSTLAALCASAGEGEGAVAALLDARRGAYYAACVSRAGLARADVLADCVLTPPELAAKLPQRARVVVGEGARAGADALAALRPDLALLELPNAGASAASIARLAAQLLAEGAGRASSELAPAYLRRAEAEARRTGRAFEE
- the ilvC gene encoding ketol-acid reductoisomerase — protein: MNIYYDKDADLARLEGKTVAIVGYGSQGHAHALNLHRSGANVIVGLQKDSKSWPKAEGAGLRVVTPSEAARIADIVMLTVPDETAADLFKSEIAPGLRPGKYLAVAHGFNIHFQAIQPDPGINVFMVAPKGPGHTVRSNYEQGRGVPSLIAVHQDPSGDTKAIALAYAKGIGAGRAGIIETNFREETETDLFGEQTVLCGGLVALMTAGYETLIEAGYAPEMAYFETIHEVKLIVDLIYEGGVANMRYSVSNTAEYGDFTRGPRIVDAATKARMKEILGEIQRGEFAREFILENKSGKVAFNAMRRRAAEHPMEEVGARLRSLMPWLKDNRLVDRSKN
- a CDS encoding phosphatidylserine decarboxylase family protein, whose product is MQGAQPPKFEERLTGLLAPDAYVFAIPLALVGGICWGAGYTIAAVSSWALTAFVVSFFRNPEREIPPGDGVVASPADGRIIDVAEIEVAPGEKKLRIAIFLSVFNVHVNRAPLAGRVVAIERTGTKFLAAFNPDAEGLNVRLDVTLETASGVRVRFAQITGLIARRIICHTRVGDWLDKGARYGLIRFGSRCDVVLPLGSVPRVAKGERVRGGSSVLAELPR
- the pssA gene encoding CDP-diacylglycerol--serine O-phosphatidyltransferase gives rise to the protein MTEQAPPPAEPRPRFGWRTRRRRRRRTRAEQRRSFIAITPSLLTAGNLAAGFWSITLSMHQDLERAALAIMLGGVFDLLDGRVARMANATSRFGAQFDSISDTVSFGVAPAMLAYSAASLPQLGWAGWVMACMYTVCAGLRLARFNVSPGRFPGRFDGLSSPAAAGMMLSSVLFGGWLREQGYPVNMPPMLAGAGVIAVALLMVSQIPYHSFKNVKFKRPFRALVLAVIAAFVILLEYRLTLFCVGIVYCASGPVEWLWRKQTGRELAMTTPSPEPAESGAGGKP
- a CDS encoding 2-isopropylmalate synthase, with translation MSDDKRIKIFDTTLRDGEQSPGCSMNLPEKLAMARQLAKLNVDIIEAGFAIASEGDFEAVRAVANEIGGDVTIASLARTGDADIERAARALEGAKKRRIHTFIATSDIHLQHKLKMGREDVMAEVDRAVRKAAQYTDDVEFSAEDATRSDWDYLVQVFKLAIAAGATTLNVPDTVGYTTPIEYHELIRYLRAHIPNSDQITFSLHCHNDLGLAVANSLAAIQAGARQVECTVNGIGERAGNTAMEEVVMALKTRRDYFDGLDTRIKTTEIYPTSRLLSSIIGVPVQPNKAIVGDNAFAHEAGIHQHGVLQAAITYEIMTPQSIGRPSNELVLGKHSGRHALRERLKELGYELEGEELNRAFKRFKDLADRKKAIYNEDLEAIVADSVVTEEGRFVLGDLHVQSGTFATPQATVQIFVSGEAKKATAQGDGPVDAVFKAIVELTESKGELLQYQVKAITGGMDAQGEVTVSLGEGGRRVIGHGAHTDIIVASARAYVQAVNKLEWHTKRREADAPRGI
- the leuB gene encoding 3-isopropylmalate dehydrogenase, whose product is MDRILVLPGDGIGPEVTREAVRALEVVAKRFKLSLAFEEALIGGCSIDAHGTPLTDEVLAKAKQSRAVLLGAVGGPKWDAMPVTTRPERGLLRIRKELGLYANLRPATVFPALAAASTLRPEIVTGIDILVVRELTGGLYFGEPRGRALVAGKREARNTLVYDEVEVARITRTAFDAARLRRKHVTHVHKANVLETSQLWVEVVNEVAKEYGDVELAHQLVDSCAMLLVKEPRRFDVMVMENLFGDILSDEAAMITGSLGMLPSASLGAGGVGLYEPVHGSAPDIAGQDVANPLAAILSAAMLLEHSLGHAQSAQAIRDAVTAVLNDGHRTGDLRLPGEDRPTLGCRAMGDRVIAKLS
- the truA gene encoding tRNA pseudouridine(38-40) synthase TruA translates to MATFKLTLEYDGRGFAGWQSQRERERTVQGELLRALAEIAPPPIRLMGAGRTDAGVHAEGQVASVTLETRLDGETLRRALNAKLPEDIAVLAAEPRPDAFDARRDAIAKRYRYQLWNAELPSPLRAARFWHVREPLDLAALRAGAARLVGTHDFTSFRGAGSAVRTSTRTLTRVDVWAEGGGVMLGFEGEGFLRHMVRIAVGTLVEVGLGRRPAAWMAEVLAARDRAAAGRTAPACGLTLEWVRYPGDEAETSAGSPV
- the rplM gene encoding 50S ribosomal protein L13 — protein: MSSSAHRATKSAREVDVKRRWLVVDAEGQVLGRLAARVASILRGKHKAIFTPHVDTGDFVIVINAEKVKLTGNKLTDKVYRHHTGWRGHVKETNAGKLLAGPHADRVVSEAVRGMLPKNHLGRKMLDKLKVYAGPKHPHDAQRPEVLSLG
- the rpsI gene encoding 30S ribosomal protein S9; its protein translation is MRSGRRCSRLADPRLPELRTTARTTGRRKTSIALVRLALGTGQYVINGRSLEEYFPRETLRTLINQPFEAVGAAGRYDVHANLVGGGIAGQAGALRHGIARALERLDPGQRPPLKRAGLLTRDSREVERKKYGQRGARARFQFSKR
- a CDS encoding NUDIX domain-containing protein, translated to MTQYYASDPTQIRLSVSAVVWRDARGGELLLMQRSDNAHWGLPGGYVEIGESVAAACAREVLEETGVRVEVERLIGVYSDPSRQVIDYGDGRRVQAINLCFEARATGSGAATTPHETLATAYFAANALPKPFVPIHEIRIRDALTGAPSAAVR